The Exiguobacterium mexicanum genome includes a window with the following:
- a CDS encoding AAA family ATPase, whose product MGIEAVIKQLNEVYLGKGEVVRLCCTALLAEGHILLEDVPGTGKTLLAKAIAGSLDGSFSRIQFTADLLPSDVIGTDYFNMQTQGFDHRQGPIFANIVLIDEINRAVPRTQSALLEAMEERQVSIGGKTYPMPKPFFVIATQNPIESAGTFPLPDAQLDRFLISIPVGYPEAAAERELLLQVLTETRKQIEAVTSLASLQEAQAETRQVAIQDDVLDYMLGLVHATRAHASVEVGVSPRGAIALLRACQSYAYLAGRLYVIPEDVKAVAPYVLAHRISLTLEGGIKSTKANVIAHILDTVPVPVEG is encoded by the coding sequence ATGGGAATCGAAGCGGTCATCAAACAGTTGAATGAAGTGTATTTGGGGAAAGGTGAAGTCGTCCGGCTCTGCTGCACGGCGCTTCTCGCCGAAGGGCACATCTTGCTCGAGGACGTACCTGGAACTGGGAAGACATTGCTCGCCAAAGCGATCGCCGGCAGTTTGGACGGGTCATTCTCGCGCATCCAATTTACGGCCGATTTGCTCCCGTCCGACGTCATCGGGACCGACTACTTCAATATGCAGACGCAAGGATTTGACCATCGCCAAGGTCCGATTTTCGCAAACATCGTCCTGATTGATGAAATCAATCGAGCCGTCCCGCGCACCCAGTCGGCGCTGCTCGAAGCGATGGAGGAACGACAAGTGTCAATCGGCGGGAAGACGTATCCGATGCCGAAGCCGTTTTTCGTCATCGCGACGCAAAACCCGATTGAATCGGCTGGGACGTTCCCGCTCCCAGACGCGCAACTCGACCGGTTCCTCATCTCGATTCCGGTCGGCTATCCGGAAGCCGCCGCAGAGCGAGAACTGTTGTTGCAAGTGTTGACCGAGACCCGCAAACAAATCGAGGCCGTGACGTCACTCGCCTCGCTGCAAGAAGCGCAGGCCGAGACGAGACAAGTCGCGATTCAGGACGATGTCCTCGACTATATGCTCGGTCTCGTCCATGCGACCCGGGCGCACGCGTCCGTCGAGGTCGGAGTCAGCCCACGTGGCGCGATCGCGCTGCTCCGCGCTTGTCAAAGCTATGCCTATTTGGCCGGCCGACTGTACGTCATCCCGGAAGACGTCAAAGCCGTGGCGCCGTACGTCCTCGCCCATCGGATCAGCTTGACGCTTGAAGGCGGCATCAAGTCGACAAAAGCGAACGTCATTGCACACATTTTAGACACCGTGCCCGTGCCGGTCGAGGGCTGA
- a CDS encoding DUF58 domain-containing protein, with protein MLVFFPYVYGLGYICFIVASAIWMLERTRQQLERHIDLRFTQYEELLFVGDESRFVLVVDGVDELNRLGLPLRIRLKASSGISFPAQERLPNVLDYEVDVGRARHELVVRAEYRGPAMFEECVIAVTLPFRLGTYLYERPVDTEWTVLPSLLLHPPVGTKRLALGERPHLASPLRNPLQLIGSKPYEGEPVKEIDWYATAKLGRLQSKVFQQTTLDTFTFAVDLNGPSGYTLHHDFESLISQVAFVTSRLLKEDCKIELFLNRFEEDGTMVHIRLQEGERGIRFILLQLATIHPGNRFISTDAFTRMVERKRLKQSHLVWFNQHNLYD; from the coding sequence ATGCTCGTGTTCTTCCCGTACGTATACGGATTGGGTTACATATGCTTCATTGTAGCGAGTGCGATTTGGATGCTGGAGCGGACGCGGCAACAACTCGAGCGGCACATCGATCTCCGGTTCACGCAATACGAAGAACTGCTGTTTGTCGGAGATGAGAGTCGGTTCGTGTTGGTGGTCGATGGGGTGGACGAGTTGAATCGGCTCGGCCTGCCACTTCGCATTCGTTTGAAGGCGAGCTCAGGAATAAGCTTTCCGGCGCAGGAGCGCCTTCCGAACGTGCTCGACTATGAGGTCGATGTCGGTCGCGCCCGCCACGAATTGGTCGTGCGCGCCGAGTATCGCGGTCCAGCCATGTTCGAGGAATGCGTCATCGCCGTCACACTCCCGTTCCGTCTCGGGACGTATTTGTATGAACGACCGGTCGATACAGAGTGGACCGTGCTTCCATCGCTCCTGTTGCATCCACCGGTCGGGACGAAGCGGCTAGCGCTCGGGGAACGGCCGCACTTGGCGTCACCGCTTCGAAATCCGTTGCAGCTGATTGGATCGAAACCGTATGAAGGGGAACCGGTCAAGGAAATCGACTGGTATGCGACGGCAAAACTCGGACGATTGCAGTCGAAAGTGTTTCAACAGACGACGCTCGATACGTTCACGTTCGCCGTGGATTTGAACGGACCATCCGGTTACACGCTCCATCATGATTTCGAATCGCTGATCAGTCAAGTCGCTTTCGTCACGTCACGTTTGTTGAAAGAGGACTGCAAGATTGAGTTATTCTTGAATCGTTTTGAAGAAGATGGGACGATGGTTCATATCCGGCTTCAAGAAGGCGAGCGCGGCATACGATTCATCTTGTTGCAGTTAGCGACGATTCACCCGGGCAATCGCTTCATCTCGACAGACGCCTTTACGCGGATGGTCGAACGAAAACGGTTGAAGCAAAGCCATCTCGTTTGGTTCAATCAGCATAATTTGTACGATTGA
- a CDS encoding DUF402 domain-containing protein has translation MPKRKFANRRDWERILQHRYAQMEVHDDRFSGTVALFQIDAVRAPQYKMHKGEEFIVADAGYAWLQYFPDNEPFGVTVMFNDEGHIVQWYIDIVEAIGYEDGIPYMDDLLLDILIFPNGDVVRKDEDEFEEATEAGELTPELVEQGWRDFHATLDRIERRDFVYFDLANEHYTELKQKL, from the coding sequence ATGCCAAAACGGAAATTTGCCAATCGTCGAGACTGGGAACGGATTTTGCAACATCGCTACGCGCAAATGGAGGTACATGATGACCGTTTCTCCGGGACCGTCGCCTTGTTTCAAATCGATGCGGTCCGCGCACCGCAATATAAGATGCACAAGGGAGAAGAGTTCATCGTCGCCGACGCTGGCTACGCCTGGCTCCAATACTTCCCGGACAACGAGCCGTTCGGTGTGACCGTCATGTTTAATGATGAAGGGCACATCGTTCAATGGTACATCGATATCGTCGAAGCGATCGGATACGAGGACGGAATCCCGTATATGGACGACTTGTTGCTCGACATCCTCATCTTCCCGAACGGGGACGTTGTCCGCAAAGACGAGGACGAGTTCGAGGAAGCGACGGAGGCCGGAGAACTGACGCCGGAGCTCGTCGAGCAGGGCTGGCGTGACTTCCATGCGACGCTCGATCGGATTGAACGTCGGGACTTCGTCTATTTCGACTTGGCGAACGAGCATTACACCGAGTTGAAGCAAAAACTTTGA
- a CDS encoding tetratricopeptide repeat protein: MKIINTETWSRKKHYEFFKAFDAPHFNVTASVDVTKLHTHAKRTGQSFFKLFLYGAVKTANAIPELRYRIRGDEVIEHDVVHPSFTVMMDDDVFNFCTATYKDTFPDFMEEVTARMSGAKREVVVGDDEPDGLLYITSVPWVTFTSISHPTHDQQHDTVPRIAWGKFTETGDRMTMPLSVQAHHALVDGVHVGRYYELLQAWLDDLSDLEVQTPEEKGLDEAIRLRENGELERAKQLLLMLLRQDEKNPRLHAHCAWCYDSLGEERQAVPHYERAIRLGLAGEELRETYIGLGSTYRALGRYEDAEALFAKAIEQFPDIGALKVFQAMTHYNFGRHTEATGTLLELLASPEPDDSIKRYRRAIAFYARNLDETYD, translated from the coding sequence ATGAAAATCATCAATACCGAGACGTGGTCGCGCAAGAAGCACTACGAATTCTTCAAGGCGTTTGACGCTCCGCATTTCAATGTGACGGCGAGCGTTGATGTGACGAAGTTACATACGCACGCCAAACGGACCGGCCAGTCGTTCTTTAAACTGTTCTTGTACGGTGCTGTCAAGACGGCGAATGCCATCCCGGAGCTTCGCTACCGTATCCGCGGCGACGAGGTCATCGAGCATGACGTCGTGCATCCGTCCTTTACTGTCATGATGGACGATGACGTCTTCAATTTTTGCACGGCGACCTATAAAGACACGTTCCCGGACTTCATGGAAGAAGTGACGGCCCGGATGAGCGGGGCGAAACGGGAAGTCGTCGTCGGCGACGATGAACCGGACGGCCTGCTTTACATCACGAGCGTGCCCTGGGTCACGTTCACGAGCATCAGCCACCCGACACACGATCAACAGCATGATACGGTGCCGCGCATCGCTTGGGGCAAATTCACGGAGACCGGTGACCGGATGACGATGCCGCTCTCGGTTCAAGCGCATCATGCCCTCGTCGATGGCGTCCATGTCGGTCGCTATTACGAGTTGTTGCAAGCGTGGCTTGATGACTTGAGTGACTTGGAAGTCCAAACTCCTGAAGAGAAGGGGCTCGACGAAGCGATTCGTCTCCGCGAGAACGGAGAGCTCGAACGGGCAAAGCAGCTGTTGCTCATGTTGCTCCGACAAGACGAGAAGAACCCACGCCTCCATGCCCATTGCGCCTGGTGTTATGACTCGCTCGGCGAAGAGCGGCAAGCCGTCCCGCATTATGAACGGGCAATCCGGCTCGGCCTCGCCGGCGAAGAGCTCCGGGAGACGTATATCGGACTCGGCAGCACGTATCGGGCGCTCGGCCGCTACGAGGACGCTGAGGCGTTGTTCGCCAAGGCGATTGAACAGTTCCCAGACATCGGGGCGCTCAAAGTATTTCAAGCGATGACCCATTATAATTTCGGGCGCCACACTGAGGCGACCGGTACGTTGCTCGAACTGCTCGCAAGCCCGGAGCCGGATGACAGCATTAAACGGTATCGTCGCGCCATCGCGTTTTATGCGCGTAACTTGGACGAGACGTATGACTGA
- a CDS encoding MarR family winged helix-turn-helix transcriptional regulator, whose protein sequence is MKQSNTLKAITVLLRASQSIQDVVKHEVAEYGLNPTEFSVLELLYHKGDQPIQMIGKKVLLTSGSMTYIVDRLEAKGYLIRKACPSDRRVTYAALTEEGQTLMSCIFPAHERRMDELFDGLDLADTITQLKTIGKRAEASKNF, encoded by the coding sequence ATGAAACAATCCAACACATTAAAAGCCATCACGGTGTTGCTTCGGGCCTCGCAATCGATTCAAGACGTGGTCAAGCATGAAGTCGCCGAGTACGGGCTGAATCCGACCGAGTTCTCGGTCCTGGAATTGCTGTACCATAAAGGCGACCAACCGATTCAAATGATCGGCAAAAAAGTATTATTGACGAGCGGGAGCATGACGTACATCGTCGACCGGCTCGAAGCGAAAGGCTATTTGATCCGCAAAGCGTGTCCGAGCGACCGTCGCGTCACGTACGCGGCACTGACAGAGGAAGGACAGACACTTATGTCATGCATCTTTCCAGCCCATGAACGACGAATGGACGAGCTCTTCGACGGACTCGATTTAGCAGACACGATCACTCAATTGAAGACGATCGGCAAACGCGC